In the genome of Polaribacter atrinae, one region contains:
- the htpG gene encoding molecular chaperone HtpG, which produces MAKGNINVSVENIFPLIKKFLYSDHEIFLRELISNGTDATSKLKHLIAIGEAKTELGDAKIEISIDKDAKTITIKDQGLGMTADEVEKYINQIAFSGAEEFLDKYKDNEAGIIGHFGLGFYSAFMVAEKVEIITKSFKDAPAAHWTCDGSPEFTLVESDKADRGTEIVLHVAEDSLEFLEESKIGGLLNKYNRFNQVPIKFGTEEINDPEFTPATTKDADGKETTEPHRKITVDNIINNTEPAWTKAPADLSDEDYENFYRELYPMQFEESLFHIHLNVDYPFNLTGILFFPKLSPSMDMQKDKIQLYQNQVFVTDNVEGIVPDFLQMLKGVIDSPDIPLNVSRSGLQADGAVKKISGYITKKVGDKLASLFKKDRADFETKWNDIKVIIEYGMLSEDKFFDKAKKFALYPTVADSYFTFDELIEKTKETQTDKEGNHVILYTSNKEAQHSYIQDATAKGYEVLLLDSPIISHLMQKLEGGDAKIKFSRVDADHVDNLIKKDENVISKLSDDEIATLKPIIEGAVNSKTYTVQLEPMDSASSPFMITVPEFMRRMKEMQASGGGGMMGMGNFPDMYNLVVNTNSPLVSEILNNKDEAAQKGLISQAFDLAKLSQNLLHGEELTNFIKRSYALIK; this is translated from the coding sequence ATGGCAAAAGGAAATATTAATGTATCAGTAGAAAATATTTTTCCACTAATTAAAAAATTCTTGTACTCAGATCACGAAATCTTTTTACGTGAATTAATTTCTAACGGAACAGATGCAACTTCTAAACTAAAGCACTTAATTGCTATTGGTGAGGCAAAAACCGAATTAGGTGATGCTAAAATAGAAATTAGCATAGATAAAGATGCTAAGACAATTACTATTAAAGATCAAGGTTTAGGAATGACTGCAGATGAAGTTGAAAAATACATCAACCAAATTGCATTTTCTGGAGCTGAAGAGTTTTTAGATAAATATAAAGACAACGAAGCTGGTATTATTGGTCATTTCGGATTAGGTTTTTACTCTGCTTTTATGGTTGCAGAAAAAGTAGAAATTATTACAAAATCTTTTAAAGATGCACCTGCTGCACATTGGACTTGTGATGGATCGCCAGAATTTACATTAGTAGAAAGCGATAAAGCAGACAGAGGAACAGAAATTGTTTTACACGTTGCAGAAGATTCTTTAGAATTTTTAGAAGAAAGTAAAATTGGTGGTTTATTAAACAAATACAACCGTTTTAACCAAGTGCCAATTAAATTTGGAACAGAAGAAATTAACGATCCTGAGTTTACACCAGCAACTACTAAAGATGCAGATGGTAAAGAAACAACAGAGCCTCATAGAAAAATTACTGTAGATAACATTATCAACAACACAGAACCTGCTTGGACAAAAGCTCCTGCAGATTTAAGTGATGAAGATTATGAAAACTTTTACAGAGAATTGTATCCAATGCAATTTGAAGAGTCTTTATTCCACATTCATTTAAATGTTGATTATCCTTTTAACTTAACAGGTATTTTATTTTTCCCTAAGTTATCTCCATCAATGGATATGCAAAAGGACAAAATTCAATTATACCAAAACCAAGTTTTTGTAACGGATAATGTAGAAGGAATTGTACCTGATTTCTTACAAATGTTAAAAGGTGTTATCGATTCTCCAGATATTCCATTAAACGTATCTCGTTCTGGTTTACAAGCAGACGGAGCTGTAAAGAAAATTTCTGGTTACATTACTAAAAAAGTAGGTGATAAATTAGCGTCTCTTTTCAAAAAAGACAGAGCAGATTTTGAAACAAAATGGAACGATATTAAAGTAATTATTGAATACGGAATGTTGTCTGAAGATAAATTCTTTGACAAAGCGAAGAAATTTGCATTGTATCCAACAGTTGCAGATTCTTACTTTACTTTTGATGAGTTAATTGAAAAAACAAAAGAGACTCAGACTGATAAAGAAGGAAATCACGTTATTTTATATACATCAAACAAAGAAGCACAACACAGTTATATTCAAGATGCAACAGCTAAAGGATATGAAGTATTGTTATTAGATTCTCCTATTATTTCTCATTTAATGCAGAAATTAGAAGGTGGAGATGCTAAAATAAAATTCTCTAGAGTAGATGCAGATCACGTAGATAATTTAATTAAGAAAGACGAAAACGTAATTTCTAAATTATCTGATGATGAAATAGCAACATTAAAACCAATTATTGAAGGTGCAGTAAATTCTAAAACATACACTGTACAATTAGAACCTATGGATTCTGCTTCTTCTCCGTTTATGATTACTGTACCTGAATTTATGCGTAGAATGAAAGAAATGCAAGCTTCTGGTGGTGGTGGAATGATGGGAATGGGTAATTTTCCAGACATGTATAACTTAGTTGTAAATACAAACAGCCCATTAGTTTCTGAAATCTTAAATAATAAAGATGAAGCTGCCCAGAAAGGTTTAATTTCTCAAGCTTTTGATTTGGCTAAATTATCTCAAAACCTTTTACATGGTGAAGAGTTAACAAACTTTATAAAACGTTCTTACGCGTTAATCAAGTAA
- a CDS encoding 3-oxoacyl-ACP synthase III family protein: MYNSKITGLGYYVPENVVTNNDLKEFMETSDEWIQERTGIEERRWIDPKTEDTTAVMGAKASRIAIERAGLTKDDIDFIVFATLSPDMYFPGGGVQVQEMLDMGTIPALDVRNQCSGFIYAMSVADQFIKTGMYKNVLVIGAENHSGGLDKSTRGRNISVIFGDGAGAAVLSRSEEAGKGILSTHLHSEGKHAKELVLEGPSTGNWVPGIIERNDPDDVSYFPYMNGQFVFKHAITRFSEAIVEGLEANKLEKEDIDMLIPHQANLRIAQFIQKKFRLPDNKVYNNIMKYGNTTAASVIIALTEAWEKGKIKDNDLVVLAAFGSGFTWGSVIIRW; encoded by the coding sequence ATGTATAATTCAAAAATAACGGGACTTGGCTATTATGTTCCAGAGAATGTTGTTACCAATAACGACTTAAAAGAGTTTATGGAAACTTCGGATGAATGGATTCAAGAACGAACAGGAATTGAGGAAAGACGTTGGATAGATCCTAAAACAGAAGACACAACGGCAGTTATGGGGGCAAAAGCATCTAGAATTGCAATTGAAAGAGCTGGGTTAACAAAAGATGATATCGATTTTATTGTATTTGCAACTTTAAGTCCAGATATGTATTTTCCTGGAGGTGGTGTGCAAGTACAAGAAATGTTAGATATGGGTACAATTCCTGCATTAGATGTACGTAACCAATGTTCTGGTTTTATTTATGCGATGTCTGTTGCAGACCAATTTATAAAAACAGGAATGTATAAAAATGTCTTGGTAATTGGAGCCGAAAATCATTCTGGAGGATTAGACAAATCTACAAGAGGAAGAAATATTTCGGTTATTTTTGGTGATGGAGCAGGAGCTGCTGTACTTTCTAGAAGTGAAGAAGCAGGAAAAGGAATTTTATCGACTCATTTACATTCGGAAGGAAAACATGCAAAAGAATTGGTTTTAGAAGGTCCGTCTACAGGAAATTGGGTTCCGGGAATTATTGAAAGAAATGATCCAGATGATGTTTCTTATTTTCCTTATATGAATGGTCAGTTTGTATTTAAACACGCCATTACTCGTTTTTCTGAAGCTATTGTAGAAGGTTTAGAAGCAAATAAGTTAGAGAAAGAAGATATTGATATGCTAATTCCGCATCAAGCAAATTTACGTATTGCACAGTTTATACAAAAGAAGTTTAGATTGCCAGATAATAAGGTTTATAACAATATTATGAAGTACGGAAATACTACAGCTGCTTCTGTAATTATTGCGTTAACGGAAGCATGGGAAAAGGGGAAAATAAAGGACAATGATTTAGTTGTTTTAGCTGCTTTTGGAAGTGGTTTTACCTGGGGAAGTGTCATTATTCGTTGGTAA
- a CDS encoding CoA-binding protein, which translates to MKNVTLVLGASTNPNKYSNIAIKRLVDKEIPVAALGIRKGTVLGVVIDTEKKEYKNIDTITLYLNPKNQEEYYNYIIDLKPRRVIFNPGSENEELVKLLEENSIEYEVACTLVMLSIDQY; encoded by the coding sequence ATGAAAAATGTAACTTTAGTTCTTGGCGCTTCAACAAATCCTAATAAATATTCTAATATTGCTATTAAAAGATTAGTAGATAAAGAAATACCAGTTGCTGCTTTAGGTATAAGAAAAGGAACTGTTTTAGGGGTTGTAATTGATACAGAAAAAAAAGAGTATAAAAATATAGATACGATTACTTTGTATCTTAACCCAAAAAATCAAGAAGAGTATTATAACTATATTATTGATTTAAAACCTAGAAGGGTGATTTTTAATCCTGGATCAGAAAATGAAGAATTGGTAAAACTTTTAGAAGAGAATTCTATAGAGTATGAAGTAGCTTGTACATTAGTAATGTTAAGTATAGATCAATATTAA
- a CDS encoding ribonuclease Z: MSISLTILGCHSATPRKNAFPTSQYLEINNSHFLIDCGEGTQRQMRKYKVGFSKINHIFITHLHGDHFYGLVGLLATFGILNREKELHIYGPKGIKEVTLLQLKISQSHAKYKMIFHELTSKESQLIFEDDKVSVRTIPLNHRVYTNGYLFAEKETSRKLNMLNISGYPEIDKADYLNIKAGRDVVLPSGEVVSNLELTIAPKKPLSFAFCSDTCYKPDIVPIIKDVDLLYHEATFLADREDLAKKTKHATTKQAAEIAKQANAKQLIIGHYSGRYKDISVFKQEAQEIFKNTNLAEPGKIFKV; this comes from the coding sequence ATGAGTATATCCCTAACAATTTTAGGATGCCATTCTGCAACTCCTAGAAAAAACGCATTTCCTACTTCCCAATATTTAGAAATTAACAACAGTCATTTTTTAATTGATTGTGGAGAAGGTACGCAGCGTCAAATGAGAAAATATAAAGTTGGCTTTTCTAAAATCAATCATATATTTATTACACACTTACACGGAGATCATTTTTATGGTTTGGTTGGTCTGTTAGCTACTTTTGGTATTTTAAATAGAGAAAAGGAACTTCATATTTATGGCCCAAAAGGAATAAAAGAAGTTACTTTATTGCAATTAAAGATTTCTCAATCTCACGCAAAATATAAAATGATTTTTCATGAATTAACTTCAAAGGAAAGTCAACTTATTTTTGAAGATGATAAAGTTTCTGTACGTACAATTCCTTTAAATCACAGAGTATATACAAATGGATATTTGTTTGCCGAAAAAGAAACGTCAAGGAAATTAAATATGTTAAATATTAGCGGGTATCCAGAAATAGATAAAGCTGATTATTTAAATATTAAAGCAGGTAGAGATGTCGTTTTACCTTCTGGAGAAGTTGTTTCTAATTTAGAATTAACAATTGCACCAAAAAAACCTTTAAGTTTTGCCTTTTGCAGTGATACCTGTTATAAACCTGATATTGTACCTATTATAAAAGATGTAGATTTATTATATCATGAAGCTACTTTTTTAGCAGACAGAGAAGATTTGGCTAAAAAGACAAAACACGCTACAACCAAACAAGCGGCAGAAATAGCAAAACAAGCCAACGCTAAACAATTAATAATTGGGCATTATTCTGGTAGATATAAAGACATTAGCGTTTTTAAACAAGAAGCACAAGAAATATTTAAAAACACAAACTTAGCAGAGCCAGGCAAAATATTTAAAGTTTAA
- a CDS encoding T9SS type A sorting domain-containing protein, which produces MVKKLLLILFLSSISIGFSQEKSIDNLSAAPNPFTNSTKISFSSDANKTVYFTVKNVLGKTVFKKSIQIKPGKNNIPFYKDNLPTGMYIYSIQDNKKTISKRLVIR; this is translated from the coding sequence ATGGTAAAAAAACTACTTTTAATTTTATTTTTAAGTTCTATTTCAATTGGTTTTTCGCAAGAAAAATCTATTGATAATTTATCTGCTGCTCCAAATCCATTTACAAATTCTACTAAAATCAGTTTTTCATCAGATGCTAACAAGACCGTTTATTTTACGGTTAAAAATGTTTTAGGAAAAACGGTATTTAAAAAAAGTATTCAAATAAAACCTGGTAAAAATAACATTCCTTTTTATAAAGACAACTTACCTACAGGTATGTATATATACAGTATTCAAGACAATAAGAAAACCATATCTAAACGACTTGTTATTAGATGA
- a CDS encoding aspartate carbamoyltransferase catalytic subunit has translation MSELSVEHLLGIKYLKETDIDLIFRTADHFKEVINRPIKKVPSLRDITIANLFFENSTRTKLSFELAEKRLSADVINFSAGQSSVKKGETLIDTVNNILAMKVDIVVMRHASVGAGVFLSKHVDAKIINAGDGTHEHPTQALLDSYSIREKLGNVKGKKIVIVGDVLHSRVALSNIFALQLQGAKVKVCGPTTLIPKYISSLGVEVETNLKKALEWCDVANVLRVQHERMDIKYFPSTREYTQLFGINQEILDNLDKKIVIMHPGPINRGVEITSDVADSNQSIILNQVENGVAVRMAVIYLLAQQVKR, from the coding sequence ATGTCAGAATTAAGTGTAGAACATTTATTAGGAATAAAGTATCTAAAAGAAACTGATATTGATCTTATTTTTAGAACTGCAGACCATTTTAAAGAGGTAATAAACAGACCTATAAAAAAAGTACCTTCTCTTAGAGATATTACCATTGCTAACTTGTTTTTTGAAAATAGTACGCGTACAAAATTAAGTTTTGAATTGGCAGAGAAAAGACTTTCTGCCGATGTAATTAACTTTTCTGCAGGACAATCTTCTGTAAAAAAAGGAGAAACATTAATTGATACCGTAAACAATATTTTAGCTATGAAAGTTGATATTGTGGTAATGAGACACGCTAGTGTTGGTGCTGGTGTTTTTCTATCTAAACATGTAGATGCAAAAATTATAAATGCAGGAGACGGAACTCATGAACACCCAACTCAAGCTTTATTAGATTCTTACTCTATTAGAGAAAAACTAGGAAATGTAAAAGGCAAAAAAATAGTTATTGTTGGGGATGTTTTACATTCTAGAGTTGCATTATCTAACATTTTTGCATTACAATTACAAGGTGCTAAAGTAAAAGTTTGTGGACCTACAACACTTATTCCTAAATACATATCTAGTTTAGGTGTAGAAGTAGAAACCAACCTTAAAAAAGCATTAGAATGGTGCGATGTTGCGAACGTTTTACGTGTACAGCATGAAAGAATGGATATTAAATATTTTCCTTCTACCCGAGAATACACACAACTTTTTGGTATAAATCAAGAGATTTTAGATAACCTAGACAAGAAAATTGTAATCATGCATCCAGGACCTATAAACCGTGGTGTAGAAATTACAAGTGATGTTGCAGACTCTAATCAATCTATTATTTTAAATCAAGTAGAAAACGGAGTTGCTGTAAGAATGGCAGTTATTTATTTACTAGCACAACAAGTTAAGAGATAA
- the pyrR gene encoding bifunctional pyr operon transcriptional regulator/uracil phosphoribosyltransferase PyrR yields MSKKNLLNSKDIEIILHRLACQLIENHNDFSNTVLIGLQPRGSFLANRLADLLKTTYNVKNLQLGLLDITFYRDDFRRRDAPLAATATKMDFIIEGKNVVIIDDVLYSGRSVRAALTAMQAYGRPENIELLVLIDRRFSRHLPIQPNYRGRQVDAINHEKVLVTWKETHKKDAVYIESK; encoded by the coding sequence ATGAGCAAAAAAAACTTACTTAACTCAAAGGATATTGAAATAATTTTACATCGATTGGCTTGTCAGTTAATCGAAAATCATAACGATTTTTCTAATACCGTATTAATTGGTTTGCAACCTAGAGGTAGTTTTTTGGCTAATAGATTAGCCGATTTATTAAAAACAACTTACAACGTTAAAAACTTACAATTAGGATTATTAGACATTACCTTTTACAGAGACGATTTTAGAAGAAGAGATGCGCCTTTAGCAGCTACTGCAACTAAAATGGACTTTATAATTGAAGGTAAAAATGTAGTAATTATTGACGATGTTTTATATTCTGGTAGAAGCGTTAGAGCTGCATTAACTGCAATGCAAGCCTACGGAAGACCAGAAAATATTGAGCTCCTAGTACTAATAGACAGACGTTTTAGTAGACATTTACCAATTCAGCCAAATTACAGAGGACGTCAAGTAGATGCTATTAACCACGAAAAGGTATTGGTTACTTGGAAAGAAACACATAAAAAAGACGCAGTTTATATCGAATCAAAATAA
- a CDS encoding tetratricopeptide repeat protein: MSLSKFESMLKTNAIYFFDLVEFEEIIVHYLDAGKHALAKKAVKLGLQQHPASVDLKLLQVEIYVFEDELDKASILLKIIERLEPNNDEVFIQKATISSKQGNHKDAIELLKKALTFTEDKVDVWSLLGMEYLYLDDFNNASSTFIKCVEVDFEDYSALYNILYCFDMENKHEEAISYLNGYVEINPYCEVAWHQLGRQYFILEMFEKALASFEYAVLIDESFIGGYLEKAKTLEQLGRYKEAIDNYLITLELDDATAFVCLRVGECHEKLLNLDEAILFYKKAVHEDPLLDKGWVLLANLSFLDENYQKAAYYISKALKIEEDNFLYWRRYAEINLRLNFYEEAVTGFERCLALNDDGLEVFIGLTDVLSFLGEFNDAMNTLIKAQKVYKDVAEIEYRLAGLFFILNKEKFGFDHLIAALKIDYEYSIVLKELYPIVYDNKKLQQLLMNYKKAME, encoded by the coding sequence ATGTCCCTATCAAAGTTTGAATCCATGCTCAAAACCAACGCAATTTATTTTTTTGATTTGGTTGAGTTTGAAGAAATAATTGTACATTATTTAGATGCAGGTAAACATGCTTTGGCCAAAAAAGCCGTAAAACTTGGGTTGCAACAACACCCTGCTTCTGTAGATTTAAAACTATTGCAAGTAGAAATTTATGTTTTTGAAGATGAGTTAGATAAAGCATCAATACTGCTGAAAATAATTGAACGTTTAGAGCCTAATAATGATGAAGTTTTTATACAAAAAGCAACAATTAGTTCTAAACAAGGAAACCATAAAGATGCCATAGAATTATTAAAAAAAGCATTGACTTTTACCGAAGATAAAGTAGATGTTTGGTCTCTTTTAGGGATGGAATATTTGTATTTAGACGACTTTAATAATGCAAGTTCTACGTTTATAAAATGCGTAGAAGTAGATTTTGAAGACTATTCTGCATTGTACAATATTCTGTATTGCTTCGATATGGAAAATAAACACGAAGAAGCAATTAGTTATTTAAATGGTTATGTAGAAATAAACCCATATTGTGAGGTTGCTTGGCATCAATTAGGAAGGCAATATTTTATTTTAGAAATGTTTGAAAAAGCATTAGCGTCTTTTGAATATGCCGTTTTAATTGATGAATCTTTTATTGGCGGTTATTTAGAAAAAGCAAAAACCTTAGAGCAATTAGGTCGTTATAAAGAAGCTATAGATAATTATTTAATTACTTTAGAGTTAGATGATGCAACGGCTTTTGTTTGTCTTAGAGTAGGTGAGTGCCATGAAAAGTTATTAAATTTAGATGAAGCTATTTTATTTTATAAAAAGGCTGTGCATGAAGACCCTTTATTAGATAAAGGCTGGGTGTTGCTTGCTAACTTATCATTTTTGGATGAAAACTATCAAAAAGCAGCATATTATATTTCTAAAGCTTTAAAAATAGAAGAAGATAATTTTTTATATTGGAGACGGTATGCTGAAATTAATTTAAGACTTAATTTCTATGAAGAAGCGGTTACAGGTTTCGAAAGATGTTTGGCTTTAAATGATGATGGATTAGAAGTTTTTATAGGTTTAACAGATGTTTTGTCTTTTTTAGGTGAGTTTAATGATGCTATGAATACTTTAATCAAAGCGCAAAAAGTGTATAAGGATGTAGCTGAAATAGAATATAGATTGGCTGGATTATTTTTTATTCTGAATAAAGAAAAATTTGGATTTGATCACTTAATTGCTGCTCTAAAAATAGATTACGAATATAGTATTGTTTTAAAAGAGTTGTATCCTATTGTCTATGACAATAAAAAATTACAACAGCTTTTAATGAATTATAAAAAAGCGATGGAATAG
- a CDS encoding M28 family metallopeptidase encodes MKNTFYTIGLFFLMACSSSQTTTQEDLNIDYAAKFAETITAENLKTHLYIFASDEFEGRNTGEPGQKKAVNYLKDFYVSQKITSPLDGDNYFQKVPSDFLNKNSRRSTLKDSENVLAFIKGTEKPDEIVVISAHLDHEGIKNGKIYNGADDDGSGSVAILEIAEAFKKAEKAGKGPKRSILFLHVTGEEKGLLGSKYYTENPIFPLTNTVCNLNIDMIGRIDDAHKTDPNYVYLIGADKLSTELHQVSDSVNTKYTNINLDYKYNDENDPNRFYYRSDHYNFAKHNIPVIFYFNGTHEDYHRPSDTPDKIEYELLEQRTRLVFHTAWEVANRKTRLVVDKAGK; translated from the coding sequence ATGAAAAACACCTTTTACACTATTGGGCTATTCTTTTTAATGGCATGTAGCTCTAGTCAAACCACCACGCAAGAAGATTTAAATATCGATTATGCTGCAAAATTTGCAGAGACAATTACTGCAGAAAACCTAAAAACACATTTATATATTTTTGCTTCGGATGAGTTTGAAGGAAGAAATACAGGTGAACCTGGTCAAAAAAAAGCGGTGAACTATTTAAAAGATTTTTATGTAAGTCAAAAAATCACTTCTCCTTTAGATGGCGACAACTATTTTCAAAAAGTACCTTCAGATTTTTTAAACAAAAACTCTAGAAGATCTACTTTAAAAGATTCTGAAAATGTTTTAGCGTTTATAAAAGGAACAGAAAAACCAGATGAGATTGTTGTTATTTCTGCCCACTTAGATCATGAAGGAATAAAAAATGGTAAAATTTATAACGGTGCAGATGATGATGGTTCTGGTTCTGTAGCTATTTTAGAAATTGCAGAAGCATTTAAAAAAGCAGAAAAAGCAGGTAAAGGCCCTAAAAGATCTATCTTATTTTTACATGTTACCGGTGAAGAAAAAGGTTTATTAGGTTCTAAATATTATACGGAAAACCCAATATTTCCATTAACAAATACTGTTTGTAATTTAAATATAGACATGATTGGTAGAATTGATGACGCCCATAAAACAGATCCTAACTATGTTTATTTAATTGGTGCAGATAAATTGAGTACTGAGTTACATCAAGTTTCTGATAGTGTTAACACAAAATACACCAATATTAACTTAGATTATAAATATAATGATGAGAACGATCCTAATCGTTTTTATTACAGATCTGACCATTATAACTTTGCAAAACATAATATACCTGTTATCTTTTATTTTAATGGAACACATGAAGATTATCATAGACCTTCTGATACTCCAGATAAAATTGAATATGAATTATTAGAACAAAGAACTCGTTTGGTTTTTCACACAGCATGGGAAGTTGCTAATAGAAAAACAAGATTAGTTGTTGATAAAGCTGGTAAATAA
- a CDS encoding ABC transporter ATP-binding protein: protein MKIKNKHIILKTENLSIGYQQKKNAKIIASNINLEIEKGKLVTVLGKNGIGKSTLLRTLSKVQKPILGAVFIHDKNLKDLTETALSTQLSLVLTERLPESQLTVYELVALGRQPYTNWIDKLSTKDIEKVEIAIQQTEIEHLKNSRFYELSDGQLQRVLIARALAQDTEIIILDEPTAHLDIHHTIKIFSLLKKLVADTNKTIIISSHEINLSIQLADEVMLLTENTVHFGTPTELIATNAFDTLFPKEIVNFNKTLQQFVINKS from the coding sequence TTGAAAATAAAAAATAAACATATCATTCTTAAAACTGAAAACCTCTCCATAGGTTATCAGCAAAAAAAGAACGCTAAAATTATTGCATCAAATATCAATTTAGAAATTGAAAAAGGAAAACTAGTTACTGTTTTAGGTAAAAATGGCATCGGAAAATCTACCCTATTAAGAACACTCTCTAAGGTTCAGAAACCTATTTTGGGAGCTGTATTTATTCATGATAAAAACTTAAAAGATTTAACAGAAACAGCTCTTTCTACACAGTTAAGTTTGGTCTTAACAGAACGTTTACCAGAAAGCCAATTAACCGTTTACGAGTTGGTAGCATTAGGTAGACAACCGTATACCAATTGGATTGATAAACTTTCTACTAAAGACATTGAAAAAGTAGAAATAGCAATTCAACAAACAGAAATAGAACACCTTAAAAACAGTCGTTTTTATGAATTAAGTGACGGTCAATTACAAAGAGTTTTAATTGCACGTGCATTAGCGCAAGACACAGAAATAATTATTTTAGATGAGCCAACAGCACATTTAGACATACACCACACCATTAAAATATTTTCATTACTAAAAAAGTTAGTTGCAGATACCAATAAAACGATTATAATCTCTTCTCATGAAATAAATCTGTCTATTCAATTAGCTGATGAAGTAATGCTTTTAACAGAAAATACAGTTCATTTTGGCACACCTACAGAACTGATAGCAACCAATGCTTTTGACACCCTTTTTCCTAAAGAAATTGTTAATTTTAACAAAACGTTACAACAATTTGTGATAAACAAAAGTTAA
- a CDS encoding FecCD family ABC transporter permease, with translation MENKSYAKHFLFLSISLVVLFFLNISFGSVSIPFKDIFNSLFGGNVTKESWETIIINFRVPKAITAVLVGSGLSICGLLMQTLFRNPLAGPFVLGISSGASLGVAILILGSSVFGGVFLISSISNWSLPIAASLGAFLVLSAVIIAANKVRNTMSILIIGLMFGSLTSAVISVLAYFSEAAQIQQYLFWSFGSLGNLTWNEITVFTIIYCIGILGTITVIKPLNSFLLGENYAKSLGVNVKKSRNIILLITSILTGVITAFSGPIAFVGLAVPHIARMLFTSSNHKILLPAVAIIGAIVLLICDAIAQMPTSEFTLPINAITSLFGAPIVIWLLIRKKRLFV, from the coding sequence ATGGAAAACAAATCATACGCAAAACACTTCCTTTTTTTATCTATTTCACTGGTAGTTTTGTTTTTTTTAAACATCAGCTTTGGGTCTGTTTCCATTCCTTTTAAAGATATTTTTAATAGCCTTTTTGGAGGTAATGTAACCAAAGAAAGTTGGGAAACTATTATTATCAATTTTAGGGTACCAAAAGCTATAACTGCCGTTTTAGTGGGGTCTGGTTTGTCTATTTGTGGCTTATTAATGCAAACTTTATTTAGAAATCCTTTGGCGGGTCCTTTTGTATTGGGTATTTCTTCTGGTGCAAGCTTAGGCGTTGCTATTTTAATTTTAGGGTCTTCTGTATTTGGAGGCGTTTTCTTAATAAGTTCTATCTCTAATTGGTCTTTACCTATTGCAGCTAGTTTAGGTGCTTTTTTAGTTTTATCAGCAGTAATAATTGCAGCAAATAAAGTGAGAAACACCATGTCTATTTTAATAATTGGTTTAATGTTTGGTTCCTTAACATCGGCAGTTATTAGTGTTTTAGCTTACTTTAGTGAAGCAGCCCAAATACAGCAATACCTCTTTTGGAGTTTTGGTAGTTTGGGGAATTTAACTTGGAATGAAATTACCGTTTTTACAATTATTTATTGTATTGGAATTTTAGGAACCATCACCGTTATAAAACCTTTAAATAGTTTTTTATTAGGTGAAAATTATGCAAAAAGCTTAGGTGTGAATGTCAAAAAAAGTCGAAATATTATTTTACTTATCACTAGTATTTTAACAGGTGTAATTACAGCTTTTTCTGGACCAATTGCCTTTGTTGGTTTGGCGGTTCCACACATTGCAAGAATGTTATTTACTAGTTCTAACCATAAAATACTATTACCTGCGGTAGCTATTATTGGTGCAATTGTTTTGTTAATTTGCGATGCTATTGCACAAATGCCTACAAGCGAATTTACATTACCTATAAATGCAATTACATCTTTATTTGGTGCACCAATTGTTATTTGGTTACTAATTAGAAAAAAGAGATTGTTTGTTTAA